From one Dryobates pubescens isolate bDryPub1 chromosome 2, bDryPub1.pri, whole genome shotgun sequence genomic stretch:
- the LOC128897918 gene encoding UDP-glucuronosyltransferase 1A8-like, with amino-acid sequence MSLRLCCACICLLLLPGLSDGGKLLVVPMVGSHWLSMQKVVEKLAERGHEVVVLMPEVSWNMKTTQAYTVKTHPATLTLEELDNAFREYVATHLKDLSFPMNALAIYKSSVHLFNSFFTQCRDLFNSKETLQYMNQSSFDAVLTDPFFMCGATVAKYLSLPYVFFMRGFPCNLHYEAPQCPSPLSYIPRLFSFNSDHMTFLQRVENALIALMEHVYCNGLYNDIVQLSSEVLQRDVSVLDLINSASIWLLRFDFVFEYVRPVMPNMVFVGGTNCVQQKPLSKVSYFPSK; translated from the coding sequence ATGTCTCTGAGGCTTTGCTGTGCCTGCATttgtctcctcctccttcctggcCTCTCAGATGGAGGGAAACTCCTGGTGGTGCCCATGGTAGGAAGCCACTGGCTTAGCATGCAGAAAGTGGTTGAAAAGCTCGCCGAGAGAGGACATGAGGTGGTGGTGCTTATGCCAGAAGTGAGCTGGAATATGAAAACGACCCAGGCTTACACTGTGAAAACACACCCAGCGACTCTGACGCTAGAAGAACTGGACAATGCCTTTCGTGAGTATGTTGCCACTCACCTGAAGGATCTGTCTTTCCCAATGAATGCTCTAGCGATATACAAGAGCTCAGTGCATCTTTTTAATAGTTTCTTTACTCAGTGCAGGGACCTCTTCAACAGCAAGGAGACTCTGCAGTACATGAACCAAAGCAGCTTTGATGCTGTCCTAACAGACCCTTTTTTTATGTGTGGAGCAACAGTTGCTAAGTATCTTTCTCTTCCATATGTGTTCTTCATGAGAGGATTTCCTTGCAACTTACACTATGAAGCACCACAGTGCCCAAGCCCTCTGTCCTACATCCCAAGGCTATTTTCCTTTAACTCAGACCACATGACGTTTTTACAGAGAGTTGAAAATGCACTGATTGCCCTCATGGAGCATGTGTACTGTAATGGTTTATATAATGACATAGTACAGCTTTCctcagaagttcttcagagagatgtATCTGTGTTGGACCTCATAAACTCTGCTTCCATTTGGCTTCTGAGATTTGACTTTGTGTTTGAGTATGTGAGGCCAGTGATGCCCAATATGGTGTTTGTTGGAGGTACAAACTGTGTTCAGCAGAAACCACTGTCTAAGGTAAGTTATTTTCCATCCAAATGA
- the LOC104308876 gene encoding UDP-glucuronosyltransferase 1A8, whose product MTLRLCCACICLLLLPGLSDGGKLLVVPMVGSHWLSMQKVVEKLAERGHEVVVLMPEVSWNMKVTQAYTVKTHPATLTLEELDNAFREYVATHLKDLSFPMNALAIYKSSVHVFNSFFTQCRDLFNSKETLQYLNQSSFDAVLTDPIFMCGATLANYLSLPSVFFMRGFPCSLHYEAPQCPNPLSYIPRLFSFNSDHMTFLQRVENALIALMELVYCNGLYNDIVQLSSEVLQRDVSVLDLINSASIWLLRFDFVFEYVRPVMPNMVFVGGTNCVQQKPLSKNLDFKRTEFGLLRKLVDRMPWDAVLKDKGVHEDWTLFKKEGLKAQ is encoded by the exons ATGACTCTGAGGCTTTGCTGTGCCTGCATttgtctccttctccttcctggcCTCTCAGATGGAGGGAAACTCCTGGTGGTGCCCATGGTAGGAAGCCACTGGCTTAGCATGCAGAAAGTGGTTGAAAAGCTCGCCGAGAGAGGACATGAGGTGGTGGTGCTTATGCCAGAAGTGAGCTGGAATATGAAAGTGACCCAGGCTTACACTGTGAAAACACACCCAGCGACTCTGACGCTAGAAGAACTGGACAATGCCTTTCGTGAGTATGTTGCCACTCACCTGAAGGATCTGTCTTTCCCAATGAATGCTCTAGCAATATACAAGAGCTCAGTGCATGTTTTCAATAGTTTCTTTACTCAGTGCAGGGACCTCTTCAACAGCAAGGAGACTCTGCAGTACTTGAATCAAAGCAGCTTTGATGCTGTCCTAACAGATCCCATTTTTATGTGTGGCGCAACCCTTGCTAATTATCTTTCTCTTCCATCTGTGTTCTTCATGAGAGGATTTCCCTGCAGCTTACACTATGAAGCACCACAGTGCCCAAACCCTCTCTCCTACATCCCAAGGCTATTTTCCTTCAACTCAGACCACATGACATTTTTACAGAGAGTTGAAAATGCACTGATTGCCCTCATGGAACTTGTGTACTGTAATGGTTTATATAATGACATAGTACAGCTTTCctcagaagttcttcagagagatgtATCTGTGTTGGACCTCATAAACTCTGCTTCCATTTGGCTTCTGAGATTTGACTTTGTGTTTGAGTATGTGAGGCCAGTGATGCCCAATATGGTGTTTGTTGGAGGTACAAACTGTGTTCAGCAGAAACCACTGTCTAAG AACCTTGACTTCAAGAGGACAGAATTTGGCTTGCTGAGGAAACTGGTTGACAGAATGCCTTGGGATGCAGTCCTGAAGGACAAAGGAGTTCATGAAGACTGGACATTGTTCAAGAAGGAAGGCTTAAAGGCACAGTAG